A portion of the Microbacterium hominis genome contains these proteins:
- a CDS encoding aminotransferase class I/II-fold pyridoxal phosphate-dependent enzyme — MVLSARAGKAAESVAKVTRFFAGIQSLEGDDALDFTFGNPHEMALPGLVGALRANVEPRAVDWFAYKSNERDAQEAIATALRGELGLDFVPDDIAMTQGAFGAIQLALALLTDAGDEVVIPTPGWFCYEPMLHAADLVPVTAPLDQSDFSLDVDAIARALTPRTRIVIVNSPANPTGRVYPPETWDALAAVLEDASRTHGRRIWLLSDEPYRRIRFDGIGFSSPAAHYPWTLIDYSYGKVLLAPGQRLGYLALSPLLPAAERTQLAEAFMPTQLAIGWGFPDAIMQYSVPALEAVSIDMEELARKRSRVVGALRDAGYALTNPEGTFYLWGEAPGGDALAYCDRLAERGIHLMPGTLFDVPTHFRISLTATSDTVERALPALIEAGPGAQPRG, encoded by the coding sequence ATGGTGCTTTCCGCACGCGCAGGCAAAGCGGCGGAGTCGGTCGCCAAGGTGACCCGCTTCTTCGCCGGCATCCAATCGCTCGAGGGCGATGACGCGCTCGACTTCACGTTCGGCAACCCGCACGAGATGGCGCTGCCGGGGCTCGTCGGCGCGCTGCGCGCGAACGTCGAGCCTCGCGCCGTGGACTGGTTCGCATACAAGTCCAACGAGCGCGACGCCCAGGAGGCGATCGCGACCGCGCTGCGGGGCGAGCTCGGACTCGACTTCGTGCCCGACGACATCGCGATGACCCAGGGCGCGTTCGGAGCGATCCAGCTCGCTCTCGCCCTGCTCACCGACGCCGGCGACGAAGTGGTGATCCCGACGCCGGGGTGGTTCTGCTATGAGCCGATGCTGCACGCGGCCGACCTGGTCCCGGTCACCGCACCCCTGGACCAGTCCGACTTCTCGCTCGATGTCGACGCGATCGCACGTGCCCTCACCCCGCGCACTCGGATCGTGATCGTCAACTCCCCGGCGAACCCGACCGGCCGGGTGTACCCGCCCGAGACGTGGGACGCCCTGGCCGCCGTGCTCGAAGACGCCTCGCGCACGCACGGCCGGCGCATCTGGCTGCTCTCCGACGAGCCGTATCGGCGCATCCGCTTCGACGGCATCGGGTTCTCGTCGCCGGCGGCGCACTATCCGTGGACGCTCATCGACTACAGCTACGGCAAGGTGCTGCTCGCGCCGGGACAGCGCCTCGGATACCTCGCACTGTCGCCCCTGCTCCCGGCCGCCGAGCGCACCCAGCTCGCCGAGGCGTTCATGCCCACGCAGCTCGCGATCGGCTGGGGCTTCCCCGACGCGATCATGCAGTACAGCGTTCCCGCGCTGGAGGCGGTGTCGATCGACATGGAGGAGCTCGCGCGCAAGCGCAGCCGCGTGGTCGGCGCGCTGCGGGACGCCGGCTATGCGCTCACCAATCCCGAGGGCACCTTCTACCTGTGGGGCGAGGCTCCCGGCGGCGACGCGCTCGCATACTGCGACCGGCTCGCCGAGCGCGGCATCCATCTCATGCCGGGCACGCTCTTCGACGTTCCCACGCACTTCCGGATCTCGCTCACGGCGACCTCCGACACCGTCGAGCGCGCGCTTCCTGCGCTGATCGAGGCGGGACCCGGCGCACAACCCCGCGGATGA
- a CDS encoding dihydrofolate reductase family protein, with translation MPGPLVYFNSMSLDGYIAGPDGTFDWAVPDHEVHSFVNDLVGGARTHLYGRRNYEIMRVWDDLADDPDISEPEREFAEAWEGIDKIVYSTTLTSVDMRRTQLRARFDADEVRRLKDAVDHPVMIGGGQIAGVAARAGLLDEVHAIVLPVVAGGGTRFLADSAHLALDLIDERRFGNGSVYLGYRVRSTESG, from the coding sequence ATGCCGGGTCCCCTCGTGTACTTCAACAGCATGTCGCTCGACGGATACATCGCCGGGCCGGACGGAACCTTCGACTGGGCAGTGCCCGACCATGAGGTGCACTCGTTCGTCAACGACCTCGTCGGGGGCGCGCGCACGCACCTGTACGGCCGCAGGAACTACGAGATCATGCGGGTCTGGGATGACCTCGCCGACGATCCCGACATCTCCGAGCCCGAGCGCGAGTTCGCCGAGGCGTGGGAGGGGATCGACAAGATCGTCTACTCCACCACCCTCACGAGCGTCGACATGCGTCGCACGCAGCTGCGCGCGCGGTTCGACGCCGACGAGGTGCGACGGCTCAAGGACGCCGTCGACCATCCGGTCATGATCGGCGGCGGGCAGATCGCCGGGGTGGCCGCCCGCGCGGGGCTCCTCGACGAGGTGCACGCCATCGTGCTGCCCGTGGTCGCGGGCGGCGGCACGAGGTTCCTCGCCGACAGCGCGCACCTCGCCCTCGACCTCATCGACGAGCGCCGATTCGGCAACGGTTCTGTGTACCTCGGCTATCGCGTGCGGAGCACGGAGAGCGGGTAG